One segment of Apus apus isolate bApuApu2 chromosome 1, bApuApu2.pri.cur, whole genome shotgun sequence DNA contains the following:
- the CCDC134 gene encoding coiled-coil domain-containing protein 134 yields MDFLFICPFLLALLLSRGSFADLEKQRVDSGLEIYKKLFEVKRKDQMNALKNLIELNDINQQYKIIDIMLKGLFKVLEDSRAVLIAADVPPDGPFPQDEKIKDAYSHVVENTAFFGDVVLRFPKIVHHYFDRNSNWNSLIRWGIGFCNLTGVFEQGPHSQVLGLMAQELGISEKSPDYRNPFKTDHSEFFPSADTFQKALREEEKRRKKEEKRKEIRKGPRISRSQSEL; encoded by the exons atggattttCTCTTCATCTGCCCCTTTCTGCTGGCGCTGCTGCTGTCCCGGGGCAGCTTCGCAGatctggaaaagcagagggTGGACTCTGGCTTGGAAATCT ACAAGAAGCTGTTTGAGGTGAAGCGCAAGGACCAGATGAATGCACTGAAGAACCTGATCGAGCTCAATGACATCAACCAGCAGTACAAAATCATTGACATCATGCTCAAGGGACTGTTCAAA GTGCTGGAGGACTCCCGGGCTGTTCTCATCGCTGCCGACGTGCCTCCTGATGGGCCTTTCCCTCAGGACGAGAAGATAAAGGATG CGTACTCCCACGTGGTGGAGAACACCGCCTTCTTCGGGGACGTCGTCCTGCGCTTCCCCAAGATCGTGCACCACTACTTTGACCGCAACTCCAACTGGAACAGCCTGATCCGCTGGGGCATTGGCTTCTGCAACCTGACGGGCGTGTTCGAGCAGGGACCCCACTCCCAAGTCCTGGGTCTG ATGGCTCAGGAGCTGGGAATCAGCGAAAAATCACCTGATTACCGCAATCCCTTTAAAACAGACCACTCAGAG TTTTTCCCCAGTGCCGACACCTTCCAGAAGGCGCTGCGGGAGGAGGAGAAGCggaggaagaaggaggagaagcgGAAGGAGATCCGCAAGGGCCCACGCATCTCCCGCTCGCAGTCAGAGCTGTAG